CCATCCAGCAATTCGACATAAAACATGCCGTCGGTGATGGCGCCAAAGTTTTCAAAGACCAACCCAATATTCTGGGTTCGGTTGGTGCGCAACGAACTGGCGAGCCCGTTTGGCACGTAATGGAGATCCTCGGCTACCTTTTGGATCAAAAGCGCCTTATCGGCAGAAATCCTAATGTTGGGGTTCTTGCGGTTGAGCACGCTCGAAGCAGCCGTGACCGAGACGCCGGCTTTCGCGGCGACTTGCTTTAGGGTCACGGTTTCGGGCAGGCGGTTTTTCAACGTCCCTCCGGGCCCCCCGGCTGGCCAGTGTTGGCCGGAGCCGCACTGTTGCCGCCCAAGTGGGCCTTCATCTGGTCTTTCTGGGCTTGGGGGATGTTCAACTTATCGATCTCAGCGGCCCGGCGAGTGTTGGATTCTTGAATCTCAGCTGGCTTCACCGTGCGGCTGACCTCCGAGTTGTCGCATCCGCCCAATAGCGCGAAGATGGAAACGGCAACCAAACAGCCGAATGCGATTTGAACTGGACTCTTCATCTCTTTGATTATGATACAACGTTTTATCATCATTGTGTGCGTCATTTTTGAATATTCACGCCCCGATACTCGGCCCGGGCGAGCCACCCCGGACGGTGGGAAAGGGAGACCACTCCCGCCATCACTTCTTCCGGCCATCCGGGTACCGCGACCTTTTTCACCGTGCGCCAAGAGCGTCCATCAGTGGAAATCTGGCCAATCACGAAATTGGCTTTCCGGGTAAGGCGCAGCCACGCCTTTCCAAACTCCAATTTCCCCACATCCCCAAATCCTTCGGTGCTATCACCGGCGGCTTGACGCACGGCCATTTGGACTTCACCGCTCGGGAACAGGGAGAGGAGCACATGGGGGCTCCCAGGGGCAGTCGTAGACCGGATCATGAGCCCGGCTTTGCTGTACGCTTCAATCCGTTCCAAGCCGGTGACTTCAACCTGGATAGAAAAATCACCGACCACCCGCTGATTCAGAAATACAAAGGCATCTTGCTGTCCCCAAATGTCGGCCCCAGCGCCGTAGACGGCAAACCGATCCTGGCCCAATTCTTCCACCCCGCCTGGTATATCCGTCCCGATTTCATCTAAATTCCAACCGGGAATAACCCCCTTGGGGGCGACGGTTCTGCGCTTTGGCGGTTTGGGCAGCGAAACCGCAGGCGGCGATTTTGCCGTCATGGCCCGACGCAAGGGCTCGTTGACCCTCAGCTCCATCTCACCGAGGGATTTGAAGAACGTCTCGATCGCCGACTTTGAACTGGATTTGATCGAGATCCGGGGCGTTGGGTTTTGGTTAACGACCATCCCCCAAGAGTCTTCCTCCGGCTTGGCATCCGGCTTGTTCAGGCGGTACGCCCACATTGTTGTATGCCATCCATAGCCGGCATGGAGATCAAAATATCTCCGCATCAACGGCCCGCCGCCGGCAGATTTGAAGACAACGTTCATCTCGCCGACCAAAAACGGGCCCTGGAACCGTTTGGCCTCTTCAGCCACGCTTGCGAGGCCTGCGATGTGGTCTGCATGGGTTTCCGGCGACGGGTCGCCACCACCAAACAGCCCGGGATAATAGTGCATTTGGTACCCCACGTTGTGCCACCCGTTTTCAGTGGGAGTGCCATAGAACGAAAAGCCGTCATACGACCCCATGGCAAAAATCAACTTGTCGGGGTCGAATTGACGGATGGCCAAATAGCACGGCGCAAATGCCGCCTTGATTTGGGTGTGCGACCCACCATAGGGCTCATTAAAGACGTCATAGGCGACCACGGCCGGGTTGGACCGGTACCTCTTTGCCAATTCACCCCAGAGCCACGCCAGCCTTTTGGGGTTTTCCGGGTTGTCCCACAGGTGGTTCTGACCCGCATGGCCCGTGTGGTCATACGGCGATTGACCGCCCTGGACGCCATGCATGTCCAAAATCGTGTAAAGGCCCTGCGCAGCGGCCATGTCCACCGCCCGGTCGATCCATTTGAAGGCGTCTTTTCTTAGGTGGTATGGGTTGGAATCGTCCTCGAACAAGCGGTAGTTCATCGGGAGGCGAACCACATTCATCCCAAATGATTTGATAACTTTGAAGTCGCGCGGCCGGATCCAGTTCGACCGGTAGAGATCCATTAGTCGGTTCTTCTCAGATTCACCGAATCGCTTGGCCAAAGTCGCTTCGATCTCGTACTGGTCGCCGATTTGCGATTCCCCTTCCGTCCAGCCTAGCATCCAGGGTTCGATCACGAACCAGTTGCCGAGGTTTGTCCCTTTAAGGAGCACTACATTGCCCGCAGGATTCACCAATTGGCTACCTTGAACTTGCAAAGCCGGCAATTTGGGGAGAGGTGATGCCAAGGCGACCGCCAAACTCAAGGAAGCTAACGCCATTCGGCTATGATACAACGATTTATCATTGGCGTCAACCGCTAAATGGACAGGATTTTGGTCAGCGACTCAAGATGCGGCATGGCTGCCGATGAACCGTCCACGACAAGGTCGGCGTGCTGGCGCGAGGGCCAGATGTATTTCTCAAATCCAGGAACGGCGCACGCCCGGTAATAAGCCAATACCTGCGCCTCCGTCCCCTTTGACGGGCAATCCCGCGCCAAACGCCTCGCCTCGCGGATTTCTGCTGGGCAATCCACAAAAACCGATTGGGTGGCCAGCTCACGCAGTTCAGGGTAGGTCAAGGCGAAGTGCCCTTCTATGATCCGGGGTTCCGGCGTTTTGCGGATGGCTTCCAAAGCCGATTTCAGGTCGATAGTGTCCGGATGGTTGCAGTCGAAAACGGATTCCCCATCGATCTCGATCATGGGGGCGCCAAGTTGGCCCCGCCGGAAAAACGCGTCCAAATGGATCACCGGCCACCCGGTTTCCGCCGATATCGCACGGGCCAACGTGGATTTGCCGGAACACGATCCCCCTCCAATGAGCAGGGTCACCCTTTTAGCCCGCTGGTCGCGATCCCTTGGATGAACTGCTTTTGGGCAAAGAAGAACAGGATGATGATGGGCGCGACCACCATGGTGGAAGCCGCCATTTGGAGATGGATGGGGGCCGAACCGGCCTGGGAACGGAACGCCTGCAAGCCGATGGCCAAGGTCCAGGTGTCTTGGTTTTGCAAATAGAGCAACGGGGCCAAAAAGTCGTTCCACACGAACATGAAACTAAAGAGGGCAACGACGGCAAGGGCCGGTTTGGCCAATGGGGCAACGACTTTGTAGAAAATCCCCCATTCGCTGCAGCCGTCGATTTTGGCCGCTTCTGAGAGTTCAAATGGGATCGTGCGGAAAAATTGGCGGAGCAAAAAGATGTTGAACGCGCCACCAAACCACGCTGGGATCCACAGCGGGCGGAAGGTGCCGACCCACCCGAATTCTTTGAACATGCCGAACAGGGGCACCATCAAAACCGGGAACGGAACCATCATCGTGGCCAGGGTCACGGCAAAGGCAAGGTCGCGGCCGGGCCACTTGAGCCGGGCGAACGAATAGGCCACGATCGCGTTGGAGACCACTGTGCCGCTCACGGCGAGAATCGCGATAAGCAAGGAGTTGCGGGCATAAATCAGCATCGGCGCTTGGCCGTGCATCTGTTCTTGGTTGTAGGTCCAGGCGGTGTTGTAGTTCTCCAACACTATCGGCGAGGGGATCCAGACCGGCGGGAAGGCCGAGGCTTGACGCTCGGTTTTGAGAGAAGTCGAAATCATCCAGATCAACGGGATCAGGAAGATTGCCGAAAGGACGATGAGGACAAGGTGGACGACCGCAACGCTGGTCAGGTTCTGGTGTTTGAGTGATTTCTTGGCCATGGCGTTATGCGGTCTCGTAATGCACCCGGCGGTCCATGAATTTGATGGCGAAATAGGTCAGGGCCATGATGATGAGGAACATCACCCAGCCCATGGCACTGGCATAACCCATCTTGTTGTCGCGGAAAGCGGTGTCATAGATGTACACACTGAAGAAGTAGGTGGTGCGCTCTGGCGCTCCGCCCGGGAACATGATGTAAGGCTGGGCAAAAACCTGCATCGACCCGATGATGCCCATGACGATGTTGAACATCATCACCGGGCTCAACATCGGCAAAGTGATCTTCCACGTTTTTCGCCATGGCGTGGCCCCATCGATATCGGCCGCTTCATAAAGCGATACTGGCACCTGCTGCAATCCGGCCAAGTAGATGACCATCGCGTTGCCGACGCCCCAAATGGCCATCACCACCAACACATACCGGGCCAAGTGGACGTCGCCCAACCAGTTGGGCATCGGGATCGGGGGGATCGAAAGGCCGAATGATTTGTTCAATGTGGCGATCGGGCCAAAGTTGATCTGCCGCGCAAACGAGTTGATGATCCCGTTTTCTCCATTGAAGATCCAAAGCCACAGGATCGACATCGGGACGGCCGGAACCAAGCTGGGAAGGAAGAAGAACGTCCGGTAAAACGCTTGGCCCTTCACCTTTTGGTTCAACAGCAACGCCATGCCGATGGCCGCAACGGTTCCCACCGGAATCGCAACAATGGCATATTGAAACGTATTGATCAAGCTTTTCCAAAAAAGCTCATCTTTCAAAAGGTTTGCATAGTTTTCGACCCCGATCCAGACCGGTGGGGTCAAAATCGTGTACTCAGTGAAGCTGTTGTAAAGCGATGCCAACAGCGGGAAGAGCAGGAAGACGGTAAATCCGATCAGCCAGGGCGAGGCGAACAGAAGCCCGGCCAGCGTTTGGTTGCCCAACTTGCCGCGTTTCATTCGCCGTTGTCCTCGGAGCGGGGTTGGATGCCGAGCGCCCGTTCATGGCGCAGGCAATTGTCGAGAATCGGTTGCATTTTCGTTTGAACGTCGCGCAGGGCTTGTTCGGGGGTTTTGGATCCACTATTGATGCTCTGCACCATCGTATTGATCTCGTCGCTCCATTGCGGCCAGATCGGGGTTTTTGGCGGGGCCAAAGTCGTCCCGGATTTGGAGAGATTCTGGAAGAGTTCGATGTTGGGGTTCGGGTGGTTTTCAAAGAACCCAGGGCTGACTTGCGCCAGGGGTGAATGCTTTTTTTGCCCAAGGCAGAGGAGCTCCATGTTCTCTTGTTGCTGCACGAACTTGATGAATTCGAACGCCTCTTTGGGATGCTTGGCCCCAACCGGGATCACCAAAATGTCCAGGTCCAGCAGGCTGGAATTGGCAAGATCCGGCCGCTTCTCCGGGTAAGGGAACGGCGCCGCACCCCAATCCAAGTCCGGATTGTGCTTTTCAATGAAGTTGGCCATCCACACGCCTTGCAAAACGCAGGCGACTTTGTTATCCATAAAAGCGTTTTGGGCCGAGTTGAACCCCCCGAACCCTTGTTGGAAGGACTGCACCGTCCCCGAACCGTAACGCTTGGCAAAGCTCCCCATCCAGGTGTAGCCCTCGATGTTGTTGGGATCCGTCATCGTGATCCTGTCGGTGCCGTTCCAAAACTTCCCGCCGAAAATCGGGCCCCAAGCCCAGTTCCACCAGCCGGGCTCACTCGGCAAGAAGCCCATGCGCACAATGACCCCGTTTTCCTTTTTGAAGGCCATCTCGTCCAATTTTGTCAGCTCTTCCAGGGTCTTAGGGGGGGAATTAGGATCCCAGCCGGAATCGGCCAAAAGCTTGCGGTTGTAATGGAGCGCGGTTGATGCGGGGGTGGTTGGCAGCGCCCACAGGTGGCCGCGGTATGTGCAGAAATCGTAATACTGGTGGATGTAGTTGTCGCGTTTGATCCCCGCTTCGGCCGCCATTTCGTCCAATGGGATCACCGCATTGTTGTAGGCGTACTGGGCGACGTTGGGCCCGAACAAGCCGGCAATGTCGGGCGGGATCCCTCCGCTGGTGGCCAAAAGGGTTTTGCCGGCCACGTTGGAAACGCTGGAAAACTCGACGAAAATCTTGTCTTGCGACTTGTTGAACTTGTCGACGACTTTGCGCATCGCCTCGGCTTCAAAATCGCTCCACTTTTCCCAATAGGTCACCACAACCCGGCCATCTTTGCGGGGCTCGGGCTTGACCAGGGACTCGCTCAAAACCACAGAACCGACCAGAAGGGCGGCAGCGGCGGCGGTCGCAACGTGGTTCAACAACATCGTCCTGGCTAGATTAGCATGGAGGGGGAGGCAGATGTCACGGCCTGCGGCACGGGGATTGGCTACACTGCCCCCGGATTTTGGGAAATTTGCTCCCCTACGTGCTCGCCGCGCTCGCCGGATTTGCGGCCTCCGCCGTCAATGCGGTCGCCGGGGGCGGAACTCTCATCTCGTTTCCGACCCTCATGGCTCTGGGTTTGCCGACCAAAACCGCCAATGCCACAAACGCCGTGGCCCTCTGGCCGGGCTCAGCCAGCGGAGCCCTGGGATTCCATAAATACTTCGACGAAACCAAGTCCCAACTCAAAACCTTGCTACCGCCGACGATTGCCGGAGCGCTCCTCGGTTCGGCTTTTTTGGTGGCCACCAACGAAAAAACCTTCAAAGTGGTCGTGCCGTTCTTGATCCTGGCGGCAACCCTGCTCCTGGCTTTCCAGGGCCGCATTAAATGGGCCGCAGATCAAAGCGGGTTCAAACTCAAGGCCTGGCAGGTTGCAGGTCTGCAATTCCTGGTTTCCCTTTAC
Above is a genomic segment from Armatimonadota bacterium containing:
- a CDS encoding cellulase family glycosylhydrolase; its protein translation is MALASLSLAVALASPLPKLPALQVQGSQLVNPAGNVVLLKGTNLGNWFVIEPWMLGWTEGESQIGDQYEIEATLAKRFGESEKNRLMDLYRSNWIRPRDFKVIKSFGMNVVRLPMNYRLFEDDSNPYHLRKDAFKWIDRAVDMAAAQGLYTILDMHGVQGGQSPYDHTGHAGQNHLWDNPENPKRLAWLWGELAKRYRSNPAVVAYDVFNEPYGGSHTQIKAAFAPCYLAIRQFDPDKLIFAMGSYDGFSFYGTPTENGWHNVGYQMHYYPGLFGGGDPSPETHADHIAGLASVAEEAKRFQGPFLVGEMNVVFKSAGGGPLMRRYFDLHAGYGWHTTMWAYRLNKPDAKPEEDSWGMVVNQNPTPRISIKSSSKSAIETFFKSLGEMELRVNEPLRRAMTAKSPPAVSLPKPPKRRTVAPKGVIPGWNLDEIGTDIPGGVEELGQDRFAVYGAGADIWGQQDAFVFLNQRVVGDFSIQVEVTGLERIEAYSKAGLMIRSTTAPGSPHVLLSLFPSGEVQMAVRQAAGDSTEGFGDVGKLEFGKAWLRLTRKANFVIGQISTDGRSWRTVKKVAVPGWPEEVMAGVVSLSHRPGWLARAEYRGVNIQK
- a CDS encoding AAA family ATPase, with product MTLLIGGGSCSGKSTLARAISAETGWPVIHLDAFFRRGQLGAPMIEIDGESVFDCNHPDTIDLKSALEAIRKTPEPRIIEGHFALTYPELRELATQSVFVDCPAEIREARRLARDCPSKGTEAQVLAYYRACAVPGFEKYIWPSRQHADLVVDGSSAAMPHLESLTKILSI
- a CDS encoding carbohydrate ABC transporter permease, with the protein product MAKKSLKHQNLTSVAVVHLVLIVLSAIFLIPLIWMISTSLKTERQASAFPPVWIPSPIVLENYNTAWTYNQEQMHGQAPMLIYARNSLLIAILAVSGTVVSNAIVAYSFARLKWPGRDLAFAVTLATMMVPFPVLMVPLFGMFKEFGWVGTFRPLWIPAWFGGAFNIFLLRQFFRTIPFELSEAAKIDGCSEWGIFYKVVAPLAKPALAVVALFSFMFVWNDFLAPLLYLQNQDTWTLAIGLQAFRSQAGSAPIHLQMAASTMVVAPIIILFFFAQKQFIQGIATSGLKG
- a CDS encoding sugar ABC transporter permease, which translates into the protein MKRGKLGNQTLAGLLFASPWLIGFTVFLLFPLLASLYNSFTEYTILTPPVWIGVENYANLLKDELFWKSLINTFQYAIVAIPVGTVAAIGMALLLNQKVKGQAFYRTFFFLPSLVPAVPMSILWLWIFNGENGIINSFARQINFGPIATLNKSFGLSIPPIPMPNWLGDVHLARYVLVVMAIWGVGNAMVIYLAGLQQVPVSLYEAADIDGATPWRKTWKITLPMLSPVMMFNIVMGIIGSMQVFAQPYIMFPGGAPERTTYFFSVYIYDTAFRDNKMGYASAMGWVMFLIIMALTYFAIKFMDRRVHYETA
- a CDS encoding ABC transporter substrate-binding protein, which encodes MLLNHVATAAAAALLVGSVVLSESLVKPEPRKDGRVVVTYWEKWSDFEAEAMRKVVDKFNKSQDKIFVEFSSVSNVAGKTLLATSGGIPPDIAGLFGPNVAQYAYNNAVIPLDEMAAEAGIKRDNYIHQYYDFCTYRGHLWALPTTPASTALHYNRKLLADSGWDPNSPPKTLEELTKLDEMAFKKENGVIVRMGFLPSEPGWWNWAWGPIFGGKFWNGTDRITMTDPNNIEGYTWMGSFAKRYGSGTVQSFQQGFGGFNSAQNAFMDNKVACVLQGVWMANFIEKHNPDLDWGAAPFPYPEKRPDLANSSLLDLDILVIPVGAKHPKEAFEFIKFVQQQENMELLCLGQKKHSPLAQVSPGFFENHPNPNIELFQNLSKSGTTLAPPKTPIWPQWSDEINTMVQSINSGSKTPEQALRDVQTKMQPILDNCLRHERALGIQPRSEDNGE
- a CDS encoding sulfite exporter TauE/SafE family protein, which translates into the protein MGNLLPYVLAALAGFAASAVNAVAGGGTLISFPTLMALGLPTKTANATNAVALWPGSASGALGFHKYFDETKSQLKTLLPPTIAGALLGSAFLVATNEKTFKVVVPFLILAATLLLAFQGRIKWAADQSGFKLKAWQVAGLQFLVSLYGGYFGAGMGIMMLAVMSLYEGLDLHRLNVLKNWLAVVINFGASIILLSQKLVDLPFAAAMMVGALFGGYASAFLAQKIAADKLRFAVVLYGFVMVAYLFWGLFRGA